Proteins encoded in a region of the Pseudomonas syringae KCTC 12500 genome:
- a CDS encoding GNAT family N-acetyltransferase, with protein sequence MRRDLAVPVHIPAWPPGIQPHPLTLERAAEVHRLLTLGYGSAAGCVADYPDWLAAFEHDPECDPSLCFLAMRNETVVGVIVCWTSAFIRDLVVHPDVRHSGIGHALLNHLFTHLRTRNEASVDLHVMENNLAARRLYEKSAMVYLKRFDIPAA encoded by the coding sequence ATGCGTCGGGATCTTGCAGTGCCAGTGCACATCCCGGCCTGGCCGCCTGGCATCCAGCCACATCCCCTTACGCTTGAGCGAGCCGCAGAGGTTCACCGCCTGCTGACCCTGGGGTATGGCAGCGCGGCAGGCTGCGTAGCGGATTATCCAGACTGGCTGGCTGCATTCGAACACGATCCCGAATGCGATCCGTCGTTGTGCTTTCTGGCCATGCGTAACGAAACGGTAGTCGGTGTGATCGTGTGCTGGACCAGCGCATTCATCAGGGACCTGGTGGTGCACCCTGATGTGCGACACAGCGGGATCGGCCACGCCCTGCTCAATCATTTGTTCACCCATCTGCGTACGCGTAATGAAGCATCGGTCGACCTTCACGTCATGGAAAACAACCTGGCGGCACGGCGGCTTTATGAAAAATCCGCAATGGTCTATCTCAAGCGTTTCGACATCCCTGCAGCCTGA
- the cyoA gene encoding ubiquinol oxidase subunit II, which yields MSKKRYPRFFGFLALFCMLLLSGCDGVPLLDPKGQVGIEQRNLIIIATLLMLIVVIPVILMTLIFAWKYRASNKAAKYTPDWSHSTKIEIAVWGVPMLLLVFLGYITYVSTHSLDPYRPLDSDVKPVTIQAISVDWKWVFVYPDYGIATVNKIVFPAKTPINFQVTSDSVMNSFFIPGLGGQIYAMAGMHTKLHLIANENHEFNGISANYSGAGFTGMKFKAIATSQADFDSWVSEVKSSPKKLGTAEYAELIKPSERNPVELFSSVTPNLFQIVIDKYEGMNPGKKVVAGEKEVAGEAGAEKGKNSAAGAEE from the coding sequence ATGAGTAAAAAAAGGTACCCCAGGTTTTTTGGCTTCTTGGCCCTTTTCTGTATGCTTTTGCTCAGTGGATGCGATGGCGTACCTCTGCTCGATCCAAAAGGGCAGGTGGGTATCGAGCAGCGGAACCTGATCATAATCGCAACGCTGCTGATGCTGATTGTCGTGATCCCGGTCATCCTGATGACCCTGATCTTCGCCTGGAAGTATCGCGCATCGAACAAGGCCGCCAAGTACACGCCGGACTGGTCTCACTCCACCAAGATCGAAATCGCAGTCTGGGGCGTACCCATGTTGCTGCTGGTCTTTCTGGGGTACATCACTTACGTCTCGACGCACTCGCTGGACCCTTACCGTCCGCTTGATTCGGACGTCAAGCCGGTCACCATCCAGGCGATCTCGGTTGACTGGAAATGGGTATTCGTTTATCCGGACTATGGCATCGCTACGGTCAACAAGATCGTGTTCCCGGCCAAGACGCCGATCAATTTCCAGGTCACTTCGGACAGCGTGATGAACTCGTTCTTCATCCCGGGTCTGGGTGGTCAGATCTACGCGATGGCGGGCATGCACACCAAGCTGCATTTGATCGCCAACGAGAATCACGAATTCAACGGTATTTCGGCCAACTACAGTGGCGCAGGCTTTACCGGCATGAAGTTCAAGGCCATCGCTACCAGCCAGGCTGATTTCGACAGCTGGGTCAGCGAAGTCAAGAGCTCGCCCAAAAAGCTTGGCACGGCCGAATACGCCGAGTTGATCAAGCCGAGCGAACGCAACCCTGTCGAACTCTTTTCCTCGGTCACCCCGAACCTGTTCCAGATCGTCATCGACAAGTATGAAGGTATGAATCCAGGCAAGAAGGTTGTTGCTGGTGAGAAGGAAGTAGCCGGTGAGGCTGGTGCGGAAAAAGGCAAAAATTCAGCTGCTGGGGCAGAGGAGTAA
- the cyoC gene encoding cytochrome o ubiquinol oxidase subunit III encodes MSNIAINSGAHDHGHDYDHGHDDHHDSGGMTVYGFWLYLMTDCVLFASFFAVYAVMVNSVAGGPSGQDIFLLPFVAVETAFLLVSSITYGFAMLALYKGNKSQVLGWLALTFLCGAAFIGMEVYEFHHLIEEGFGPSRSGFLSAFFALVGLHGVHVTSGLIWMAIMMFQVQKKGLTNTNKTRLSCLSLFWHFLDVVWIGVFTVVYLMGAL; translated from the coding sequence ATGTCAAATATTGCAATCAACTCCGGAGCCCACGATCACGGTCACGACTATGATCATGGGCATGACGATCACCACGACAGCGGTGGCATGACGGTCTACGGCTTCTGGCTGTACCTGATGACCGACTGCGTGTTGTTCGCCTCGTTCTTCGCGGTGTACGCCGTGATGGTCAACAGCGTCGCGGGCGGCCCGTCGGGCCAGGACATCTTCCTGCTGCCATTCGTGGCTGTGGAAACCGCGTTCCTGTTGGTCAGTAGTATCACTTACGGCTTCGCCATGCTGGCACTGTACAAGGGCAATAAAAGCCAGGTACTGGGCTGGCTGGCACTGACCTTCCTGTGTGGTGCTGCGTTTATCGGTATGGAAGTCTATGAGTTCCATCACCTGATCGAAGAGGGCTTCGGTCCTAGCCGCAGCGGCTTCCTGTCAGCGTTCTTCGCGCTGGTAGGTCTGCACGGCGTGCACGTGACCAGCGGCCTGATCTGGATGGCGATCATGATGTTCCAGGTCCAGAAAAAGGGCCTGACCAACACCAACAAGACGCGCCTGAGCTGCCTGAGCCTGTTCTGGCACTTCCTGGACGTTGTCTGGATCGGCGTGTTCACCGTTGTCTATCTGATGGGAGCTTTGTAA
- a CDS encoding fimbria/pilus outer membrane usher protein gives MGIGFGLTLMSVLNASAASSGSDGPARFNTAFIQGSDQPADLQEFLRSNSVLPGTYRVDIYVNRKLSGRRDIRFLKNPLSGLIEPCLSLEMLQSFGLDLSRLPSGEVSAQACFDLPARVEFARVDYQPGALRLTISVPQAVMSRGTRGYVAPELWDQGETAGFINYNFNGSRRRNKGLETDQYYVGLRNGLNVGAWRLRNESSLVGGSDRPWRYRSNRTFAQRDITTLKSQFTLGETFTDSQVFDSVRFRGAALASDDGMLSDSERAYAPVIRGIAETNATVEVRQNGFLLYSGSVSPGPFEIADIYPSGSNGDLSVSVIEADGRVRTFTQAYASLPIMVPAGSLRYSLAGGQVDNNDDQQASPAFASAALIYGLSERITGFAGAQLAEDYQAANIGTGVNTGLGAVSMDLTRSVSKVDRQARSGQSLRVRYANTLDVTDTTLAVAGYRYSTEQYRTLNQHVSDSGAQRRVLSSGLARDRLELSITQIVPGQSASLSLTASEQRYWNLPGKTRQLYLSYNAAWHSLNYSLSMERNEDFGRSGDPSTDNRIALSVTLPLGPSPGSSRLSFNAVRDSRGEYNAQAGLNGQVLGDRDTFYSVQAGRDSTSGSFGAGKVSTSTAFGRFEAGYSQGEDYDAFSLSAAGSLVAHAGGVNLGQALGETFALVQVPDVGGARLKSFSNVETAGNGYAVLPYAQAYRTNWVSLDTRQLGADVDLENAITQIVPRRGAIPVVRFKANVGRRVQFELVRTDGSKVPLGASVEDEQGRALAVVDPGSQALVLSEQDAGSLWVRWSDQRCQATFSLPPRDPSRAYERIRVVCR, from the coding sequence CTGGGTATCGGTTTCGGATTGACGTTGATGTCTGTACTCAACGCGTCAGCCGCCTCGTCGGGTAGCGACGGGCCAGCCAGATTCAATACGGCTTTTATCCAGGGAAGCGATCAGCCGGCTGACCTTCAGGAGTTTCTGCGCTCCAATAGCGTGCTGCCCGGTACTTACCGGGTTGATATCTACGTCAATCGCAAGCTGAGCGGCAGGCGGGACATCCGCTTTTTGAAAAATCCTCTGTCGGGCCTGATCGAGCCCTGCCTGTCGCTCGAGATGCTACAGAGCTTTGGTCTGGACTTGAGTCGTCTGCCGTCAGGTGAGGTATCTGCCCAGGCCTGTTTCGACCTGCCTGCGCGTGTCGAATTTGCTCGCGTCGACTATCAGCCCGGCGCGTTGCGACTGACGATCAGTGTGCCGCAAGCGGTGATGTCGCGCGGTACCCGTGGTTATGTGGCTCCGGAGCTTTGGGATCAGGGCGAGACCGCAGGCTTTATCAATTACAACTTCAATGGCAGTCGGCGGCGTAACAAGGGCCTGGAAACGGATCAGTACTACGTAGGGCTGCGAAACGGCCTGAACGTCGGCGCCTGGCGTTTGCGCAACGAGTCCTCTCTGGTGGGCGGCAGTGACAGGCCATGGCGTTATCGCAGTAATCGTACGTTCGCGCAGCGCGACATCACTACCCTGAAAAGCCAGTTCACGCTGGGCGAGACGTTTACCGATTCGCAGGTCTTCGACAGTGTCCGCTTCAGGGGCGCGGCCCTGGCCTCTGACGATGGCATGCTATCTGACAGTGAGCGCGCCTATGCCCCGGTCATCCGCGGGATTGCCGAAACCAATGCCACCGTGGAAGTTCGCCAGAACGGTTTTCTGCTCTACAGCGGCAGTGTGTCGCCCGGGCCTTTCGAGATTGCCGATATCTATCCCAGTGGCTCCAATGGCGACTTGTCGGTGTCTGTCATCGAAGCCGACGGGCGCGTACGAACCTTCACCCAGGCCTATGCGTCGCTGCCGATCATGGTTCCCGCAGGCTCGTTGCGCTACAGCCTGGCCGGCGGGCAGGTCGACAACAACGACGATCAGCAGGCTTCTCCGGCGTTTGCCAGCGCAGCTCTGATCTATGGTCTTTCCGAACGGATTACCGGGTTCGCCGGGGCACAACTGGCCGAGGATTATCAGGCCGCGAATATAGGCACCGGGGTCAACACCGGGCTGGGCGCGGTGTCGATGGACCTCACCCGCTCGGTCAGCAAGGTGGATCGGCAGGCGCGCAGTGGGCAGAGCCTGCGGGTGCGTTATGCCAATACGCTGGACGTCACCGACACCACGCTGGCAGTGGCCGGTTATCGTTATTCGACCGAGCAATACCGGACCCTGAACCAGCACGTCAGCGACAGCGGCGCGCAGCGGCGAGTGTTGTCCTCCGGGCTGGCGCGGGATCGGCTGGAACTCAGTATCACTCAGATAGTGCCCGGCCAGTCGGCGTCGCTGAGCCTGACGGCGTCCGAGCAGCGCTACTGGAACCTGCCCGGCAAGACCCGGCAACTTTACCTGTCCTATAACGCCGCCTGGCATTCGCTCAATTACAGCCTGTCCATGGAACGCAACGAGGATTTCGGTCGAAGCGGTGACCCGAGCACCGACAATCGTATTGCTCTGAGCGTGACCCTGCCGCTCGGACCCAGCCCCGGCTCGTCGCGATTGTCTTTCAACGCGGTACGCGACAGCCGTGGCGAGTACAACGCGCAGGCCGGCCTCAATGGCCAGGTGCTGGGCGACCGCGACACGTTCTATTCGGTACAGGCTGGACGTGACAGCACCTCCGGCAGTTTCGGTGCCGGCAAGGTCAGCACCAGCACGGCATTCGGCCGTTTCGAGGCCGGTTATAGCCAGGGCGAGGACTACGATGCATTCAGCCTGTCCGCCGCGGGTTCGCTGGTGGCGCATGCCGGAGGCGTGAACCTTGGGCAGGCCTTGGGAGAAACCTTTGCGCTGGTTCAGGTGCCGGATGTCGGTGGCGCCCGCTTGAAATCGTTCAGTAACGTCGAGACCGCCGGCAACGGCTATGCGGTTCTGCCTTATGCGCAGGCCTACCGCACCAACTGGGTCAGCCTGGATACCCGGCAGCTGGGCGCTGATGTCGATCTGGAGAATGCCATCACCCAGATCGTGCCGCGCAGGGGCGCGATACCGGTGGTGCGCTTCAAGGCCAATGTGGGCCGCCGGGTCCAGTTCGAACTGGTCCGCACCGATGGCAGCAAGGTGCCGCTGGGCGCCAGTGTCGAAGATGAGCAGGGCAGGGCGCTGGCAGTGGTCGATCCAGGCAGCCAGGCGCTGGTGCTCAGCGAGCAGGATGCCGGCAGCCTGTGGGTGCGCTGGTCCGATCAGCGCTGTCAGGCAACATTCTCGCTACCGCCCAGAGACCCGTCGCGAGCCTACGAGCGGATCAGGGTGGTATGCCGATGA
- a CDS encoding disulfide bond formation protein B, with protein MSDNTLYLRREKRFLVLLGIICLALIGGALYMQIALGEAPCPLCILQRYALLFIAIFAFIGAAMPGRRSVTVFETLVTLSALGGIAAAGRHVWILAHPSDSCGIDVLQPIVDGLPLATLFPTGFQVSGFCTTPYPPVLGLSLAQWALTAFVLTAVLVPACIIRNRRNPY; from the coding sequence ATGAGCGACAACACGTTGTACCTGAGACGCGAAAAGCGCTTTCTGGTTTTGCTGGGCATTATCTGCCTGGCCCTGATCGGCGGCGCCCTGTACATGCAGATCGCCCTGGGCGAAGCGCCGTGCCCGCTGTGCATCCTGCAGCGTTACGCACTGTTGTTCATCGCCATTTTTGCGTTCATCGGCGCCGCCATGCCCGGACGCCGCAGCGTTACGGTGTTTGAAACCCTGGTCACCCTCAGCGCCCTTGGCGGCATTGCTGCTGCCGGCCGGCACGTCTGGATCCTCGCCCATCCGTCCGACAGCTGCGGCATCGATGTGCTGCAGCCGATTGTCGACGGCCTGCCATTGGCTACACTGTTCCCTACCGGGTTTCAGGTCAGCGGTTTCTGCACGACGCCATATCCGCCGGTTCTCGGATTGTCACTCGCGCAATGGGCGCTGACAGCGTTTGTCCTGACTGCAGTTCTGGTACCGGCGTGCATCATCCGTAACCGCCGCAACCCTTACTAA
- the cyoD gene encoding cytochrome o ubiquinol oxidase subunit IV, with the protein MSNSHHSAEDNSHGSVKSYIIGFVLSIILTAIPFALVMSPSLPKDMTIAIVLVFAIIQILVHLHYFLHLDFTSVQRNNVMAFAFTTMVIVLLVGLSLWIIFSVHREMMAH; encoded by the coding sequence ATGTCAAATTCGCATCACTCCGCTGAAGACAATAGTCACGGCTCAGTGAAGTCGTACATCATCGGTTTCGTACTGTCGATCATCCTGACCGCCATTCCGTTTGCCCTGGTGATGTCACCTTCGCTGCCGAAGGACATGACGATCGCAATCGTTCTGGTCTTCGCGATCATCCAGATTCTGGTGCACCTGCATTACTTCCTGCATCTGGACTTCACAAGCGTGCAGCGTAACAACGTGATGGCCTTCGCCTTTACCACGATGGTTATTGTCCTGCTGGTCGGCTTGTCGCTGTGGATCATCTTCAGCGTCCACCGCGAAATGATGGCGCATTGA
- a CDS encoding chemotaxis protein: MSKNVRADSLSLLLFTLRSGKLMAINLLKVSEIIPCPPLTHLPESHPHVKGIATLRGSSLSVIDLSRAIGERPLADPDGGCLIVTDVSRSKQGLHVQAVSKIVHCLTTDIRPPPYGSSSKSFITGVTQVDGVLVQVLDIEKVIHGIAPAQIVVQSTELAKEDAELLSKARILVVDDSQVALQQSIITLRNLGLECHTARSAKEAIDVLLDLQGTARQINVVVSDIEMSEMDGYALTRTLRDTPDFSDLYILLHTSLDSAMNSEKSQIAGANAVLTKFSSPELTKCLIEAARTVVAQGL, encoded by the coding sequence ATGTCCAAGAACGTCCGAGCAGATTCACTTTCGCTGCTCCTCTTCACGTTGCGCAGCGGCAAGCTGATGGCGATCAACCTGCTCAAGGTCAGCGAGATCATTCCCTGCCCGCCTCTGACCCATCTTCCCGAATCGCACCCACACGTCAAAGGCATCGCGACGTTACGTGGTTCGTCGCTGTCGGTTATCGATCTGAGTCGTGCGATCGGCGAGCGGCCGCTGGCCGATCCCGACGGTGGCTGCCTGATCGTCACGGATGTCAGCCGCTCGAAACAGGGCCTGCACGTTCAGGCCGTGAGCAAGATTGTGCATTGCCTGACCACCGATATCCGTCCGCCACCCTACGGGTCGAGCAGCAAGTCGTTCATCACCGGGGTCACCCAGGTCGATGGCGTGCTGGTGCAGGTACTGGACATCGAGAAAGTTATCCACGGTATCGCCCCTGCGCAGATCGTCGTGCAGTCCACAGAGCTGGCCAAAGAGGATGCGGAACTGCTGAGCAAGGCGCGGATTCTGGTCGTCGATGACAGTCAGGTTGCGCTGCAGCAATCGATCATCACCTTGCGCAATCTCGGTCTCGAATGCCACACGGCGCGCAGTGCCAAAGAGGCCATCGATGTTCTGCTCGATCTGCAGGGTACTGCGCGGCAGATCAACGTGGTGGTGTCCGATATCGAGATGTCAGAGATGGACGGCTACGCCCTGACCCGCACACTTCGGGATACCCCGGACTTCAGTGACCTGTACATCCTGCTGCACACCTCGCTCGACAGCGCGATGAACAGCGAGAAGTCGCAGATCGCCGGGGCCAATGCCGTGCTGACCAAGTTCTCGTCACCCGAGTTGACCAAATGCCTGATCGAGGCCGCACGTACGGTGGTCGCCCAAGGGCTCTGA
- a CDS encoding fimbrial protein, with the protein MKHLSARGWLRSLAVLLLMQPASTFAVVCTTQRTGETEIHDDLSSTVAIPESMPDGEVVWRSEPLTVQVECAREGWQSEAEEVFIYLNPDNRSIGQGIRAGMTLQGIDHLQGSGRVGTGSYVPVCREGESTLENCPKVRFSLAFSVFIQKFGATPSSGVASDLLDYRFFQLGGATDPSLLSGRSLSYVINNLRGLRFVACDADLQVLPETVEFGDVAIHQVAIGKVTATQTFSLLTSRSCDSPFSIDARFRPVTGNLSGELLIPVGNDSLGIRITSAVNGQPLRYNEPFHLAELLGETNTARADFNAELLWNTSTPRPGPFNAEVMVDLFYK; encoded by the coding sequence ATGAAACATCTCTCTGCCAGAGGCTGGCTGCGATCCCTTGCCGTGTTGCTGTTAATGCAGCCGGCTTCCACCTTCGCAGTGGTTTGTACCACTCAACGGACGGGCGAAACCGAAATTCACGATGATCTGAGCAGTACGGTGGCAATCCCGGAGTCGATGCCTGACGGGGAAGTGGTATGGCGTTCCGAACCTCTGACTGTTCAGGTCGAGTGCGCCAGAGAGGGCTGGCAGTCCGAAGCGGAGGAAGTTTTTATCTACCTGAATCCGGACAATCGTTCGATCGGTCAGGGGATTCGTGCCGGAATGACGTTGCAGGGCATCGATCACCTGCAAGGCAGTGGTCGGGTCGGTACCGGTAGCTACGTGCCGGTGTGTCGCGAGGGTGAGAGCACGCTCGAAAACTGCCCGAAAGTGCGCTTTAGCCTGGCGTTTTCGGTATTTATCCAGAAGTTCGGCGCTACACCGTCCTCCGGCGTGGCCAGTGATTTGCTCGATTACCGGTTTTTTCAGCTGGGCGGCGCGACAGACCCGAGTCTGCTGTCAGGGCGCAGCCTCAGTTATGTAATCAATAACCTGCGGGGACTGAGGTTCGTGGCCTGCGATGCCGATCTGCAAGTGCTCCCGGAAACCGTGGAATTTGGCGACGTTGCGATACACCAGGTGGCCATTGGCAAAGTGACTGCCACCCAGACATTCTCCCTGCTGACCAGCCGCAGCTGTGATTCGCCGTTCAGCATCGATGCACGTTTCAGGCCGGTGACAGGCAATCTGTCTGGCGAGCTGCTGATCCCCGTCGGTAATGATTCATTGGGGATACGCATTACCAGTGCAGTCAACGGTCAGCCGCTACGTTACAACGAGCCATTCCATCTGGCGGAATTGCTCGGCGAAACCAACACGGCCAGGGCGGACTTCAATGCCGAACTGCTGTGGAATACCAGCACGCCACGGCCCGGACCGTTTAATGCCGAGGTGATGGTCGATCTGTTCTACAAATGA
- the cyoB gene encoding cytochrome o ubiquinol oxidase subunit I — MFGKLSLEAVPFHEPIVMVTLAMIALGGIAVVGLITYFRKWTYLWSEWLTSVDHKKIGVMYIVVAMVMLLRGFADAIMMRTQLAMAQNGAEGFLPPEHYDQIFTAHGVIMIIFMAMPFFTGLMNIVLPLQIGARDVAFPFLNSLSFWLLVAGMLLINLSLGVGEFAKTGWVAYPPLSGLQYSPGVGVDYYIWALQLSGLGTTLTGVNFLVTVLKMRTPGMKLMDMPIFTWTCTWANILIVASFPILTATLAFLTLDRYLDFHIFTNEMGGNPMMYVNLFWAWGHPEVYILILPAFGVFSEVISTFSGKRLFGHKSMIFASGAICILGFMVWLHHFFTMGAGANVNAFFGLATMLIAIPTGVKLFNWLFTMYQGRLRFTAPVLWTLGFMVTFSIGGMTGVLLAIPGADFVLHNSLFVIAHFHNVIIGGAVFGYIAGFAFWFPKAFGFTLNEKWGKAAFWFWIVGFFVAFMPLYALGFLGMTRRLNATDMPEWNIYLDVALFGAVLIAMGIASQLIQLFVSIRDRDNNRDLTGDPWNGHTLEWSTSSPPPFYNFAELPKADDVDPFTDAKRAGTAYKVPARYSAIHMPNNTATGLYMGMLLTVFGFAFIWHIWWLVGASLVATIAVFVAHAMRDDQGYMVPAEDVARIEGEHHKVLAANGAYTPVKSSLEQV; from the coding sequence ATGTTTGGCAAATTAAGTCTGGAAGCGGTGCCGTTCCACGAGCCCATAGTCATGGTGACACTTGCCATGATCGCGCTCGGCGGCATTGCGGTTGTCGGGTTGATCACCTATTTCCGCAAGTGGACGTACTTGTGGTCTGAGTGGCTGACCTCTGTCGACCACAAGAAAATCGGCGTGATGTACATCGTCGTTGCCATGGTCATGCTGCTGCGCGGTTTTGCCGACGCGATCATGATGCGTACCCAACTGGCGATGGCCCAGAACGGTGCTGAAGGGTTCCTTCCGCCTGAGCACTATGACCAGATCTTCACCGCTCACGGTGTGATCATGATCATCTTCATGGCGATGCCGTTCTTCACGGGCCTGATGAACATCGTTCTGCCTCTGCAGATCGGCGCTCGCGACGTGGCGTTCCCGTTCCTGAACTCCCTGAGCTTCTGGTTGCTGGTAGCAGGCATGCTGCTCATCAACCTGTCTCTGGGTGTCGGTGAATTCGCCAAGACCGGCTGGGTTGCGTATCCGCCTCTCTCCGGACTGCAATACAGTCCTGGTGTCGGGGTTGACTACTACATCTGGGCGCTACAGTTATCCGGGTTAGGTACGACGCTGACGGGGGTCAACTTCCTCGTGACCGTTCTGAAAATGCGTACGCCTGGCATGAAACTGATGGACATGCCGATCTTCACCTGGACCTGCACCTGGGCAAACATCCTGATCGTGGCTTCGTTCCCGATCCTGACCGCTACCCTGGCGTTCCTGACCCTTGACCGCTACCTGGACTTCCACATTTTCACGAACGAAATGGGCGGTAACCCCATGATGTACGTGAACCTGTTCTGGGCGTGGGGCCACCCTGAGGTGTACATCCTGATCCTGCCGGCATTCGGCGTGTTCTCGGAAGTCATCTCAACGTTCTCCGGCAAGCGTCTGTTCGGCCACAAGTCGATGATCTTCGCCTCCGGTGCGATCTGTATCCTGGGCTTCATGGTCTGGCTGCACCACTTCTTCACCATGGGTGCGGGTGCCAACGTCAACGCCTTCTTCGGCCTGGCGACGATGCTGATCGCGATCCCGACGGGTGTGAAGCTATTCAACTGGCTGTTCACCATGTATCAGGGCCGTCTGCGCTTCACTGCGCCGGTGCTCTGGACCCTGGGCTTCATGGTCACCTTCTCGATCGGCGGCATGACCGGCGTTCTGTTGGCGATCCCAGGTGCTGACTTCGTGCTGCACAACAGCCTGTTCGTAATCGCTCACTTCCACAACGTCATCATTGGCGGTGCGGTATTCGGTTACATCGCCGGCTTCGCGTTCTGGTTCCCTAAAGCGTTCGGTTTCACCCTGAACGAGAAGTGGGGCAAGGCAGCGTTCTGGTTCTGGATCGTCGGCTTCTTCGTCGCCTTCATGCCGCTTTACGCGCTGGGCTTCCTGGGCATGACCCGTCGTCTGAACGCTACTGACATGCCAGAGTGGAACATCTACCTGGACGTCGCGCTGTTCGGCGCCGTGCTGATCGCCATGGGTATCGCTTCGCAGCTGATCCAGCTGTTCGTGAGTATCCGTGACCGCGACAACAACCGCGATCTGACCGGTGACCCATGGAATGGCCACACCCTGGAATGGTCCACTTCATCGCCTCCACCGTTCTACAACTTTGCCGAGCTGCCAAAAGCTGACGACGTCGACCCGTTCACCGATGCGAAACGTGCCGGTACCGCTTACAAGGTTCCTGCCCGCTACTCGGCGATCCACATGCCTAACAACACGGCGACCGGCCTGTACATGGGTATGTTGCTGACGGTCTTCGGCTTTGCATTCATCTGGCACATCTGGTGGCTGGTAGGCGCAAGCCTGGTTGCGACCATTGCCGTCTTCGTTGCTCACGCCATGCGTGACGACCAGGGCTACATGGTGCCTGCTGAAGATGTAGCGCGTATTGAAGGTGAGCATCACAAGGTCCTGGCGGCCAACGGTGCATACACTCCTGTCAAGTCCTCGCTGGAACAGGTTTAA
- a CDS encoding YkgJ family cysteine cluster protein: MDTKFSCVGCGGCCTDHHVPLTLDEAAQWAADGGNVIVLTEAFLSNGYGVSETQLTHASRRSAEVSTGSTTAFVAITFAAYNVGRCRNLDEKNLCRIYERRPLVCRIYPMEINPHIPLRPENKGCPPESWEQGPDLIVNDRLVDTQLIDLIEQSRQADRDEIETKQLICQKLGIRTTALKGNGFVAYLPDMGAFAAAIEEVANPAQDERTQGSKWAFHVAGQHVLDTLQQEGAEVTDRQPVSYLFIPLQAA, translated from the coding sequence ATGGACACCAAGTTTTCCTGCGTAGGGTGTGGCGGCTGCTGCACCGACCATCACGTACCGCTGACGCTCGACGAAGCCGCGCAGTGGGCGGCCGATGGCGGCAACGTCATCGTGCTGACCGAGGCATTTCTGAGCAATGGCTACGGGGTTTCCGAGACGCAGCTGACCCATGCCAGCCGTCGCTCAGCCGAGGTCAGCACTGGCAGCACCACAGCCTTTGTGGCGATCACCTTCGCGGCCTACAACGTGGGGCGCTGCCGGAATCTTGACGAGAAGAACCTGTGTCGCATCTACGAGCGCCGGCCACTGGTGTGCCGAATCTATCCGATGGAGATCAACCCGCACATCCCGTTACGCCCGGAGAACAAAGGCTGCCCGCCGGAGTCCTGGGAGCAGGGTCCTGACCTTATCGTCAACGACAGGCTGGTTGATACGCAACTGATAGACCTGATCGAACAGTCGCGTCAGGCCGACCGGGATGAGATAGAGACCAAACAGCTGATTTGCCAGAAGCTCGGCATTCGTACCACCGCCCTCAAGGGCAATGGTTTCGTCGCTTACCTGCCTGACATGGGCGCGTTTGCCGCTGCCATCGAAGAGGTCGCAAATCCTGCGCAGGATGAGCGGACCCAAGGTTCGAAGTGGGCGTTTCACGTCGCCGGCCAGCACGTTCTGGACACCCTGCAACAGGAAGGTGCCGAGGTGACTGACCGGCAGCCGGTTTCCTACCTGTTCATCCCCTTGCAGGCGGCCTGA